A window of the Phycicoccus sp. M110.8 genome harbors these coding sequences:
- a CDS encoding DUF4389 domain-containing protein, giving the protein MAAFPTAPAAPAPRPVAYPVHLDADTSPHASRWLWLVKWLLAIPHVIVLAFLWAAFAVLSIVAFFAILITGEYPRALFDFNAGVLRWSWRVAYWSYGALGTDRYPPFTLAEVPDYPAHLEIDYPEHLSRGLVLVKWWLLAIPHYVVVAVLVGSGSYAVHTADRWRTVGAQTGLIGVLALVAGVALAVTGRYPQALYDLLLGLNRWVIRVAAYVGLMTDAYPPFRLDQGPHEPFAMAFAAGGAPAPTAGGPATGSVVPSGSGVGAGPAPGAGTGPAQPGVAGGGPGGTYPPAPAGPPSGPVGPAAPRTGWVAGRVVGVVAGSVAVLVSLGMLTGGLALVVADNAARQDGLVTVVDRTVRSAGYAVVTPSAVVDSRSDGTDWAARVVGDVRIRVTPQSAGQSVFVGIGPTADVDRYLAGVARTQVATRSSGDRDLAGVAPATTPTAAPFWVARAQGTGTVDLRWRPTSGDWSVVVMNSDASAGVSAAVLAGAELPWLGTVGVVLLVLGVLLLVAGAVLVVVMVQRASVRHPGPPVQAATP; this is encoded by the coding sequence ATGGCTGCGTTCCCGACCGCACCGGCGGCGCCCGCACCGCGCCCGGTCGCCTACCCCGTCCACCTCGACGCCGACACGAGCCCGCACGCCTCCCGCTGGCTGTGGCTGGTGAAGTGGCTGCTGGCGATCCCCCACGTCATCGTCCTGGCGTTCCTCTGGGCGGCGTTCGCCGTGCTGAGCATCGTGGCGTTCTTCGCGATCCTCATCACGGGCGAGTACCCGCGGGCCCTGTTCGACTTCAACGCCGGGGTGCTGCGGTGGAGCTGGCGTGTGGCGTACTGGTCCTACGGCGCCCTCGGCACCGACCGCTACCCGCCGTTCACGCTCGCCGAGGTGCCGGACTACCCGGCCCACCTCGAGATCGACTACCCGGAGCACCTCTCGCGGGGCCTCGTGCTCGTGAAGTGGTGGCTGCTCGCCATCCCGCACTACGTCGTGGTCGCGGTCCTCGTGGGGTCGGGCTCGTACGCCGTGCACACGGCCGACCGCTGGCGGACGGTCGGCGCACAGACCGGGCTCATCGGTGTGCTCGCACTCGTCGCCGGAGTCGCGCTCGCCGTGACCGGGCGGTACCCGCAGGCCCTCTACGACCTGCTGCTCGGGCTCAACCGCTGGGTGATCCGGGTCGCCGCCTACGTCGGCCTCATGACCGACGCCTACCCCCCGTTCCGCCTCGACCAGGGTCCGCACGAGCCGTTCGCCATGGCCTTCGCCGCAGGGGGCGCGCCCGCGCCCACCGCCGGTGGTCCGGCGACCGGGTCGGTCGTCCCCTCGGGGTCCGGGGTTGGGGCAGGGCCGGCGCCCGGGGCGGGAACCGGCCCCGCGCAGCCGGGCGTCGCGGGTGGCGGACCGGGTGGGACCTACCCGCCCGCGCCGGCAGGGCCGCCGTCCGGACCCGTCGGTCCCGCCGCCCCGCGCACCGGGTGGGTCGCGGGACGGGTCGTCGGGGTGGTGGCCGGGTCCGTCGCGGTCCTGGTGTCGCTCGGCATGCTCACCGGTGGGCTGGCCCTCGTCGTCGCCGACAACGCCGCGCGCCAGGACGGCCTGGTCACCGTGGTCGACCGCACCGTCCGCTCGGCGGGGTATGCCGTCGTCACCCCGTCGGCCGTGGTGGACAGCAGGTCCGACGGGACCGACTGGGCCGCCAGGGTGGTCGGAGACGTGCGCATCCGGGTGACGCCGCAGTCCGCCGGCCAGTCGGTGTTCGTCGGCATCGGGCCGACGGCCGACGTCGACCGCTACCTGGCCGGGGTGGCGCGCACCCAGGTGGCCACGCGGTCCTCCGGCGACCGTGACCTGGCCGGGGTCGCCCCGGCGACGACGCCGACCGCGGCCCCGTTCTGGGTCGCCCGGGCGCAGGGCACCGGCACGGTCGACCTGCGGTGGCGTCCCACCAGCGGCGACTGGTCCGTCGTCGTCATGAACTCCGACGCCTCCGCCGGGGTCTCCGCCGCCGTGCTGGCGGGCGCCGAGCTCCCGTGGCTCGGCACGGTCGGCGTGGTGCTGCTCGTCCTGGGTGTGCTGCTGCTCGTCGCCGGGGCGGTCCTCGTCGTGGTGATGGTCCAGCGCGCCTCGGTGCGGCACCCCGGCCCACCCGTCCAGGCGGCCACGCCGTGA
- a CDS encoding YafY family protein — translation MANTSSRTLRLLSLLQTHRFWPGGELAGRLEVSERTLRRDIERLRELGYPVDSVRGVEGGYQLGAGAAMPPLTVEEDEAIAMVVALNGAAQLTSGTLSEASVSALSKVVQVLPPRLRRRAEALRAVTDDSPFSQAPTVRADVLAVVAQATRDTERLRFTYRARGGQAAGSDLRRHVEPHRLVTVGRRWYLLGYDLDRQDWRSFRMDRLSEPEGTRARFRPREVPGGDAAAYVRNGLSRNEVRTTVRVLVHAPAAQVEPRTGPWASLTPVDEHSCRIEMEALEPRWAIFGLGVIGAPFTIEEATPEVRAELADWSARFAAAVGAGPGGGPPPAERRTGRGQRVHTDDRAH, via the coding sequence ATGGCCAACACGAGCTCGCGCACCCTCCGGCTGCTGTCGCTGCTGCAGACCCACCGGTTCTGGCCCGGCGGGGAGCTGGCGGGCCGGCTCGAGGTGTCCGAGCGCACCCTGCGCCGGGACATCGAGCGGCTGCGCGAGCTCGGCTACCCCGTCGACTCGGTGCGCGGCGTCGAGGGCGGCTACCAGCTCGGCGCCGGAGCCGCCATGCCGCCGCTGACCGTCGAGGAGGACGAGGCGATCGCCATGGTGGTCGCGCTCAACGGTGCCGCGCAGCTCACCAGCGGCACGCTGTCGGAGGCGTCGGTCAGCGCCCTGTCGAAGGTGGTCCAGGTCCTGCCACCGAGGCTCCGGCGCCGGGCGGAGGCGCTGCGCGCCGTCACGGACGACTCGCCGTTCTCCCAGGCACCGACGGTGCGCGCCGACGTGCTCGCGGTCGTCGCCCAGGCGACACGCGACACCGAGCGGCTCCGGTTCACCTACCGGGCCCGGGGTGGCCAGGCGGCCGGCTCGGACCTGCGGCGGCACGTCGAGCCGCACCGGCTGGTCACCGTCGGGCGCCGGTGGTACCTGCTCGGCTACGACCTCGACCGGCAGGACTGGCGCTCCTTCCGGATGGACCGGCTGAGCGAGCCCGAGGGCACGCGGGCGCGGTTCCGCCCGCGGGAGGTGCCCGGCGGCGACGCCGCGGCATACGTGCGCAACGGCCTGTCCCGCAACGAGGTCCGCACGACCGTACGCGTGCTGGTGCACGCCCCCGCCGCCCAGGTCGAGCCGCGGACCGGGCCGTGGGCCTCGCTTACCCCGGTGGACGAGCACTCGTGCCGCATCGAGATGGAGGCGCTCGAGCCGCGGTGGGCGATCTTCGGCCTCGGGGTGATCGGCGCGCCGTTCACGATCGAGGAGGCCACCCCGGAGGTGCGGGCCGAGCTCGCCGACTGGTCGGCCCGGTTCGCCGCCGCGGTCGGCGCAGGCCCCGGCGGCGGTCCGCCGCCGGCCGAACGCCGGACTGGTCGCGGTCAGCGGGTGCACACGGACGACCGCGCGCACTAG
- a CDS encoding lysylphosphatidylglycerol synthase domain-containing protein — protein MSATGPDRRARSPLPASRGARWLREGEAVAAALLAIALLAFGLPRVAGVGWDQVGAVLAQLTVAEVGLLTAVWLAGLAVQTVALSAALPGLSHRRAFFLNITGSAVSNLLPLGGAAGSAVNYWAVRAWGFGTAAFLRWALLTNIWDVLGRLAVPALALGWFLASGTHSEALTTAGLGACATLLALVVVTVVVLREPRRVAWLGRVVDPVATLLRRLPAPGTSYSDRVVAAVASVADLVRVAWVRLTVGKLAYAVMQAVLLWLCLDLLGARPPLVVVAGAFAVERLLSLAVISPAATGIVELGMTGLLVALGTAPAPAAAAVLLYRLFVIGMEVPVGGALLGWWLLRRLRDRARARRATGPAVDPGPKGPRTPTATARRSR, from the coding sequence GTGTCCGCGACCGGCCCCGACCGGCGGGCGCGGTCGCCGCTGCCCGCCTCCCGTGGCGCGCGGTGGCTGCGCGAGGGGGAGGCCGTCGCCGCCGCGCTGCTGGCGATCGCCCTGCTCGCCTTCGGCCTGCCGCGCGTGGCGGGCGTGGGCTGGGACCAGGTCGGTGCGGTGCTGGCCCAGCTGACCGTGGCCGAGGTCGGGCTGCTCACCGCCGTGTGGCTCGCCGGGCTCGCCGTGCAGACGGTGGCGCTCTCGGCCGCCCTGCCCGGCCTGAGCCACCGGCGGGCGTTCTTCCTCAACATCACCGGCAGCGCGGTGTCGAACCTCCTGCCGCTGGGGGGCGCGGCCGGGTCGGCCGTCAACTACTGGGCCGTGCGGGCCTGGGGCTTCGGGACCGCCGCGTTCCTGCGGTGGGCCCTGCTCACGAACATCTGGGACGTGCTGGGCCGGCTCGCGGTCCCGGCCCTGGCGCTCGGCTGGTTCCTCGCCTCGGGCACGCACTCCGAGGCGCTCACCACCGCGGGCCTGGGTGCCTGCGCCACCCTGCTGGCGCTGGTCGTGGTGACCGTGGTCGTGCTGCGCGAGCCCCGCCGCGTCGCGTGGCTGGGACGGGTGGTCGACCCCGTCGCGACCCTCCTGCGCCGCCTGCCCGCGCCGGGCACGTCCTACTCCGACCGCGTGGTGGCGGCCGTCGCGTCGGTCGCCGACCTCGTGCGGGTCGCGTGGGTGCGGCTGACGGTGGGCAAGCTCGCGTATGCCGTGATGCAGGCGGTGCTGCTCTGGCTCTGCCTCGACCTGCTCGGGGCGCGACCGCCGCTCGTGGTGGTGGCCGGGGCGTTCGCGGTGGAGCGGCTGCTGTCGCTGGCGGTCATCTCGCCGGCCGCGACCGGGATCGTCGAGCTGGGCATGACGGGGCTGCTCGTCGCCCTGGGCACCGCCCCTGCCCCTGCCGCGGCCGCCGTCCTGCTCTACCGCCTGTTCGTGATCGGCATGGAGGTCCCGGTCGGCGGGGCGCTGCTGGGCTGGTGGCTGCTGCGCCGGCTGCGGGACCGCGCGCGGGCTCGCCGGGCGACGGGGCCCGCCGTCGACCCCGGGCCCAAGGGCCCTAGGACGCCCACGGCGACGGCGCGACGGTCGAGGTGA
- a CDS encoding glycoside hydrolase family 13 protein — translation MTDTLPSASPSASPDAATGGSAGAWWRDAVIYQVYPRSFADGNGDGEGDLPGLLEGLPYLADLGVDGIWISPWFPSPMADGGYDVSDFLDIHPMFGTLADADAVIARAHELGLKVIIDVVPNHTSDQHPWFRAALAAGPGSRERARYLFRDGRGPGGDEPPNNWISCFGGSAWERVTEADGRPGQWFMHMFALEQPDLDWTNPDVLADFDDVLRFWLDRGVDGLRIDAAPAMGKAAGLPDADYGDVAEFRTLEWTDNPHWDVDTVHEVFRRWRRIADTYEGDRVFVAEAVVNGPERLAKYLRPDEMHSAFNFPYMKSAWDAGALRSVIDATLASYEPIGVPSTWVLSSHDETRLVTRYGRRTTSSVFITDGAGEESDLELGTRRARAAALLMLALPGGAYVYQGEELGLPNVDDLPDEVLQDPMFARSGGTMRGRDGCRVPLPWAGEHPPYAFSPAGASTWLPQPEGWDRYTVERERDDPGSMLNLYREALHLRRDLPGLGAVGLRWRESADGVLDLERGSVLRCVVNISSAPVALPGDTQVLLASAPVDAGMLPVDAAAWLRPA, via the coding sequence ATGACCGACACCCTCCCCAGCGCGTCCCCCAGCGCGTCCCCCGACGCGGCCACCGGCGGCTCGGCCGGCGCGTGGTGGCGCGACGCCGTCATCTACCAGGTGTACCCGCGCAGCTTCGCCGACGGGAACGGCGACGGCGAGGGCGACCTGCCCGGCCTGCTGGAGGGCCTGCCCTACCTCGCCGACCTCGGGGTCGACGGGATCTGGATCTCGCCGTGGTTCCCCTCCCCCATGGCCGACGGCGGCTACGACGTCAGCGACTTCCTCGACATCCACCCGATGTTCGGCACGCTCGCCGACGCGGACGCCGTGATCGCCCGGGCGCACGAGCTCGGCCTCAAGGTCATCATCGACGTCGTCCCCAACCACACGTCCGACCAGCACCCGTGGTTCCGGGCTGCGCTGGCGGCGGGTCCGGGGTCGCGGGAGCGGGCGCGGTACCTCTTCCGCGACGGCCGCGGACCCGGCGGCGACGAGCCCCCCAACAACTGGATCAGCTGCTTCGGCGGCTCCGCCTGGGAGCGCGTCACCGAGGCCGACGGCCGGCCGGGCCAGTGGTTCATGCACATGTTCGCGCTCGAGCAGCCGGACCTCGACTGGACCAACCCCGACGTGCTCGCCGACTTCGACGACGTGCTGCGGTTCTGGCTCGACCGCGGCGTCGACGGCCTGCGGATCGACGCGGCCCCGGCCATGGGCAAGGCGGCCGGGCTGCCCGACGCCGACTACGGCGACGTCGCCGAGTTCCGCACGCTGGAGTGGACCGACAACCCGCACTGGGACGTCGACACCGTGCACGAGGTCTTCCGCCGGTGGCGCCGGATCGCCGACACCTACGAGGGCGACCGCGTGTTCGTCGCCGAGGCCGTCGTCAACGGGCCCGAGCGGCTGGCGAAGTACCTCCGGCCGGACGAGATGCACTCGGCCTTCAACTTCCCGTACATGAAGTCCGCGTGGGACGCCGGCGCGCTGCGGTCGGTGATCGACGCGACGCTCGCGTCGTACGAACCCATCGGCGTCCCGTCGACCTGGGTGCTGAGCAGCCACGACGAGACCCGGCTCGTCACGCGGTACGGCCGCCGCACGACGAGCTCGGTCTTCATCACCGACGGCGCCGGCGAGGAGTCCGACCTCGAGCTCGGCACGCGCCGGGCCCGGGCGGCCGCGCTGCTCATGCTCGCACTGCCGGGCGGCGCCTACGTCTACCAGGGCGAGGAGCTCGGCCTGCCCAACGTCGACGACCTGCCGGACGAGGTGCTCCAGGACCCGATGTTCGCCCGCAGCGGCGGGACGATGCGCGGCCGCGACGGCTGCCGGGTCCCCCTGCCGTGGGCCGGCGAGCACCCGCCGTACGCGTTCAGCCCTGCGGGCGCGTCGACCTGGCTCCCGCAGCCCGAGGGCTGGGACCGGTACACCGTGGAGCGCGAGCGCGACGACCCCGGCTCGATGCTCAACCTCTACCGCGAGGCCCTGCACCTGAGGCGGGACCTGCCGGGCCTCGGCGCCGTGGGCCTGCGGTGGCGGGAGTCGGCCGACGGGGTGCTCGACCTGGAGCGCGGGTCGGTCCTGCGGTGCGTCGTCAACATCTCGTCCGCGCCGGTCGCACTGCCCGGCGACACGCAGGTGCTGCTCGCCAGCGCGCCGGTGGACGCCGGGATGCTCCCGGTCGACGCCGCCGCCTGGCTCCGCCCGGCCTGA